In the genome of Neisseria lactamica, the window TTCGGTGCTGACTTTGCTGCTGCCGACGGCGGGATACAGTTTGCCATCAAACGCGATGACGGTTTGTTTGAGCTTGAGGCTGAAAGCGGCAACAGCGGTGGAGAGATTGCGCGGGGCATCGCTGTTTTCAGCGGCGTAAGGCCATTGGGAACCGGTCAGGACGATCGGTTTGTCCAAACCTTGCAGGGCGAGCGCAAACAGATTGGCGGTATAGGCGAGCGTGTCCGTGCCGTGCAGCACCAGGATGCCGTCGCATGAAGAGAGTTTGGCGGCAATGATGTTCAGCCAATCGCACCAGTGTTGCAGCGTAACGGAAGAGGAATCAATCAAGGGATTGCAGACGTGCCACTCGAAGTCGAGGCCGTCTGAAAAAGGGGAAAGGGCTTGGCTGACCAGCGCGGTATCGGGGCGCAGGCCTTCGCTGCTTTGGGTCATACCGATTGTGCCGCCCGTGTAAAGGACGAAGATTTTTTGCTTCATAGCGTTGTCGTACCGTCTGAACATTAATGATGCGGCTTATTTAACTATATTTCGCACCGTCCGGCAATTTGGCGGCGGAAGCGGCTTTCAGACGGCATTGAAATGAAAAAACACCGAAGCTGCCGATATTCCTCCTTCCCGGCGATTTGCATTTGAAAACCGGCAAACTCAAAAAGGCGCGGCAGCCGCCGAATACCGGCGGCCCTGCCTTATTGCCTGTTCCGCGCGGCTTTTTTGGCCGCCTTGGCGGCTTTGCGCTGCGCCCGCTTTTCTTTCAATTTGCTGCGGTAAAACTGAATGCGTTGGCGTTTTTTCCACCAAATCCAAGCGACAACGGCCGCACCGATACCCAAGATAACGAAAATACCCGATTGCAGGCTGTGCATTTTCGCCATCAGCCAATCGATGTTGTGCGCGCCGTATTCACCCAGATAAATCCAAATAGGGACGGAAATCAGCGCGGCAAGCCCATCCATAATGATAAAACGCAGGTATGAAACCTTGCGGCTGATACCCGCTGTAACGAAAACGGCCGTTCTCAAGCCGGGCAGGAAGCGGGCGACAAACAAGACCCAGTTGCCGTATTTGTCGAATTTTTCCTGAACCTGCGCGTAACGTTTCGGCGTCATAATGCGCGCAATCGGTTTGAATCTCAGGATTTTCTGCCCCCAAATCCGCCCGGCGGCAAACATCACGCCGTCCCCGACCAATACGCCGAGCATCCCGACTGCAAACATCATATGCGGATTGGTATAACCCATACCCGAAATCACGCCGCCTGTTACTAGGGTCAAATCCTCGGGAATCGGCACGCCGAAACCGCAGATGACCAAAACGAAAAACACGGCTGCGTAGCCGTATTCGACAAAAAAGGCTTCCAAAAGGGCAAACATAGCGGATATTCCATTGTCGGAGATAAAAAGTCAGAACAAGCCGAAACATTTTCTGCGCGAAACGGCATTCTATCAAAGATTATGCCGTCTGAAAGCGGCAGGGGGCAGATTCGCGTGCCCGCCGCCCGTTCAGACGGCATTTAAACAGAAAACCGCCCGGTTCTGAAAACGGTTTTGCCTGATTTTGCCTAAATGCCGCCGATGGCGGCGGCGATACGTTCCGCCCCGTCGCGCGCCCAATCCGCCTGCCGCGCTTCAACCATCACGCGCACGACCGGTTCGGTTCCCGAAGCGCGCAACACAACCCTTCCTTTGCCTTCGAGTTCTTTTTCCACTTCCGCCAACACGGTTTTTGAGGCTTCCTGCCAGTTTTGCCCCTTGCCGATACGGACATTAATCATCGTTTGCGGATACGGCTGCCAGTCAGCGCAAACAGCGGCGAGGTCTTGGTTCAGCGTTTGCAATGCCGCCAAGACTTGCAGCGCGGAAATAATGCCGTCGCCGGTATTGTGTTTGTCCATACACAGGATATGCCCGCTCGCTTCGCCGCCGACGAGCCAGCCGCGCCGGTTTAATTGTTCCAACACATAGCGGTCGCCGACTTTGGCACGGCAGAAATCCACGCCCTGCTCTTTCAATGCGTTTTCCATCGCCATATTGGTCATCACCGTACCGACCACGCCGCCGATGTTGACACCTTCGCCGGCGCGGGCTTTGGCGATGACGTAAATCAGGCTGTCGCCGTCGTAAACCTGCCCGTTTTTATCGACCATCATCAGGCGGTCGCCGTCGCCGTCCAGCGCGATGCCGTAGTCTGCCTCGTTTTGCAACACGGCGGCTTGGAGAGTTTTGGTATGGGTTGCGCCGCATTTTTCATTGATATTGTAGCCGTTAGGTTCGTTGCCGATGCTGACGACTTGTGCGCCCAGTTCGTGAAACACTTTGGGTGCGGCGCTGTAAGCCGCGCCGTTGGCGGCATCGACGACCAGCTTCAGCCCGCGCAAATCGGAATGCGTAGGGAAGGTGGATTTGCAAAATTCGATATAGCGGTCGTCCGCGCCGTTGATGCGGCGTGCGCGCCCGAGGCGGGCGGAAGGCTGTGTTTTCATTTCTTCATCGATTTTGGCTTCGATTTCCAACTCGACTTCATCGCTCAATTTCACGCCGCCCTCGGCAAAGAATTTGATGCCGTTGTCGGAATAGGCATTGTGCGACGCGGAAATCATCACACCGGCGGACAAACGCAGCGCACGGGTCAGATAAGCCACGCCGGGCGTAGGCAGCGGACCGGTTTGGATAACGTTGACACCTGCGGCGGTAAAACCCGCCACCAAAGCGGCCTCCAGCATATAGCCGGAAATCCGCGTATCCTTGCCGATTAAAACAGTCGGTTTCTGGCCGGTGTCGTGCTGAACCAAAACCTGCCCCGCCGCATAGCCGAGTTTCAATACAAAATCGGGCGTAATCGGAAACTGCCCGACTTCGCCGCGCACGCCGTCCGTGCCGAAATATTTTTTTGCCATCATTTGCTCCGAGCATGTGAACCGTTGTCCGAGATTATACAGTCAGTTTGTGCCTTGCTGTCTGCACCATTGATGCCGTCTGAAGCCGCCCCGCCCTTTTCAGACGGCATAAAGTATGCGAACCGCTGTTTACAGATTGATGCCCAACGCTTCCCACACCTTCAACGCATCCGCCGTCGCCTTCACATCATGCACCCGCACGATTTGCGCGCCGCGCGCCACGGAAGCCAGCGCCGCCGCCACGCTGCCGTGTACGCGTGCCGCCGCGTCTGCCTCGCCGGTCAGCTCGCCTATCATGCGCTTGCGCGACACGCCGACCAGCAGCGGCAAACCGGTTTCCGCCATCAATTCGGGCAAATGCCGCATCAGCGCGATATTGTGTTGCAGGGTTTTGCCGAAGCCGAAACCCGGGTCGAGTGTGATGCGTTGCGGGGCGATGCCTGCCGCGATGCATTCCGCCGCCCGCGCCTTCAAATACCTTGCCACTTCACCGACAACATCCTGATATTTCGGATTAATCTGCATGTTTTCCGGCAAGCCCTGCATGTGCATCAGGCAAATGCCCGTATCCGCCTGACGCGCCAGCAATTCGACCGCGCCTTCGTCGGTCAACGCCGCCACATCGTTAATAATATCGATGCCGCCAAGTGCCAACGCTTTTTCCATAACTACCGTGCGGCGCGTGTCCAAACTGACGGGAACGCCCCACCCCGCCACTTCCGCCAAAACAGGCGCAACCCGCGCCCATTCTTCTTCAGGCGAAACATAATCCGCACCCGGCCGCGTCGATTCGCCGCCGATGTCGAGAATGTCCGCACCCTCTTTCAAAAGCCGTTCGGCGTGCGCCAAAGCGGTTTTGGCGTTTTGCGAATACGCGCCGCCGTCGGAAAAAGAATCGGGCGTGAGATTCACGATGCCCATGATTTTCGGCTTGTCCAAACCGATTTCAAACCGTCCTGCCTGCCAAACGCATCCGACCATATCCGTGCCTCCGGAATAAAAAGCAAATTATATGCCGTCCGAACAAAACTTGTCCGTTTCAGACGGCATCGGCATTTCAAAAAAGCCTCCCGCCAACTCCGCCGCCGTATGAAATATGCCCGCCCCTGCGAACGCGGCAACACCCCTTTATGCAAGATATAGTGGATTAACAAAAATCAGGACAAGGCGACGAAGCCGCAGACAGTACAAATAGTACGGAACCGATTCACTTGGTGCTTGAGCACCTTAGAGAATCGTTCTCTTTGAGCTAAGGC includes:
- the glmM gene encoding phosphoglucosamine mutase yields the protein MAKKYFGTDGVRGEVGQFPITPDFVLKLGYAAGQVLVQHDTGQKPTVLIGKDTRISGYMLEAALVAGFTAAGVNVIQTGPLPTPGVAYLTRALRLSAGVMISASHNAYSDNGIKFFAEGGVKLSDEVELEIEAKIDEEMKTQPSARLGRARRINGADDRYIEFCKSTFPTHSDLRGLKLVVDAANGAAYSAAPKVFHELGAQVVSIGNEPNGYNINEKCGATHTKTLQAAVLQNEADYGIALDGDGDRLMMVDKNGQVYDGDSLIYVIAKARAGEGVNIGGVVGTVMTNMAMENALKEQGVDFCRAKVGDRYVLEQLNRRGWLVGGEASGHILCMDKHNTGDGIISALQVLAALQTLNQDLAAVCADWQPYPQTMINVRIGKGQNWQEASKTVLAEVEKELEGKGRVVLRASGTEPVVRVMVEARQADWARDGAERIAAAIGGI
- the folP gene encoding dihydropteroate synthase; the encoded protein is MVGCVWQAGRFEIGLDKPKIMGIVNLTPDSFSDGGAYSQNAKTALAHAERLLKEGADILDIGGESTRPGADYVSPEEEWARVAPVLAEVAGWGVPVSLDTRRTVVMEKALALGGIDIINDVAALTDEGAVELLARQADTGICLMHMQGLPENMQINPKYQDVVGEVARYLKARAAECIAAGIAPQRITLDPGFGFGKTLQHNIALMRHLPELMAETGLPLLVGVSRKRMIGELTGEADAAARVHGSVAAALASVARGAQIVRVHDVKATADALKVWEALGINL
- a CDS encoding DedA family protein yields the protein MFALLEAFFVEYGYAAVFFVLVICGFGVPIPEDLTLVTGGVISGMGYTNPHMMFAVGMLGVLVGDGVMFAAGRIWGQKILRFKPIARIMTPKRYAQVQEKFDKYGNWVLFVARFLPGLRTAVFVTAGISRKVSYLRFIIMDGLAALISVPIWIYLGEYGAHNIDWLMAKMHSLQSGIFVILGIGAAVVAWIWWKKRQRIQFYRSKLKEKRAQRKAAKAAKKAARNRQ